A genomic window from Salvia miltiorrhiza cultivar Shanhuang (shh) chromosome 5, IMPLAD_Smil_shh, whole genome shotgun sequence includes:
- the LOC130986419 gene encoding LEAF RUST 10 DISEASE-RESISTANCE LOCUS RECEPTOR-LIKE PROTEIN KINASE-like 2.5, whose product MNLLGKVSDNKLLIHDSVLQNYINGNSCLLFSNVSLPKSPFVSFTYSPNITFFNCYNPSKDVRDYFVQYKNRSCDILTIYYKAEATEEAPAHIDGVLPGSGCTVNQMPIRSNQVFPADVVKLLSPNFTLEWHVSQDCYECYYDRGGQCLTSENNEFYCKTNPGNRLQKILFIGGITITALTSFFIIIFVFIRRKRAKAKQEQNRDIELFLKNNGNLAPMRYKYSSIKKMTNSFTENLGRGGFGSVYKGQFPDGHLVAVKVLNESNENGEDFMNEVASISRTSHINIVTLLGFCFEGSKRALIYDFMPNGSLEKFVCNNAPSSAESRLEWDKLFEIALGIARGLEYLHQGCNTRILHLDIKPQNILLDKDMNPRISDFGLAKLCPNRSSIVSMMVARGTIGYIAPEVFSRNFGEVSYKCDVYSYGMLVLEMVGGRRNIDRRDVDRTSEIYFPHYLYKQLAMNAERDRNLAGNFNEEDESQLVKRNLIIVGLWCVQTNPKDRPSMKRVVEMLEGKLGSLEIPPKPYLYSPPRAAPSYSTSVSF is encoded by the exons ATGAATCTACTGGGGAAGGTATCGGATAACAAGCTCTTGATCCACGATTCCGTGCTACAAAACTACATCAATGGCAACAGCTGTCTCTTATTCTCAAACGTATCTCTACCAAAATCTCCTTTCGTTTCCTTCACATATTCCCCTAATATCACCTTCTTCAACTGCTACAATCCAAGCAAAGATGTCAGAGATTACTTCGTGCAGTACAAGAATAGGAGCTGTGATATATTGACCATTTACTATAAAGCTGAAGCCACTGAAGAAGCGCCTGCACATATTGATGGTGTTCTTCCAGGATCAGGATGTACAGTGAATCAAATGCCTATTAGGTCTAACCAAGTATTTCCCGCCGACGTCGTGAAACTGTTAAGTCCAAATTTCACACTAGAATGGCATGTGTCTCAAGATTGTTATGAATGTTATTATGATCGAGGAGGGCAATGTCTCACATCCGAAAACAATGAGTTCTACTGCAAAACCAATCCAG GAAATAGACTTCAAAAGATCCTTTTTATAG GTGGTATCACCATAACCGCGCTTACATCCTTTTTCATAATTATATTCGTTTTCATCCGGAGGAAGCGTGCAAAGGCAAAACAAGAGCAGAATAGAGACATTGAACTCTTTCTCAAGAACAATGGAAATCTTGCACCAATGAGATACAAATACTCCAGTATCAAGAAAATGACGAACTCATTTACTGAAAACTTGGGAAGAGGAGGGTTTGGCAGTGTCTACAAAGGACAGTTTCCCGATGGTCATCTTGTGGCAGTGAAGGTCTTGAACGAATCTAATGAAAATGGGGAAGATTTCATGAATGAGGTTGCCAGTATTAGCAGAACGTCCCATATTAATATTGTCACGCTTTTAGGATTTTGTTTTGAAGGTTCTAAAAGAGCTCTCATTTATGATTTCATGCCTAATGGATCTCTTGAAAAGTTCGTTTGCAACAATGCTCCGTCATCTGCAGAATCTAGGTTGGAGTGGGATAAGTTGTTTGAGATCGCACTTGGCATTGCTCGAGGGCTAGAGTACTTGCATCAAGGCTGCAATACGAGGATTCTTCATTTGGACATTAAGCCTCAGAACATTCTTCTAGATAAGGACATGAATCCAAGAATTTCAGATTTTGGGCTTGCTAAATTGTGTCCAAACAGATCGAGCATAGTCTCTATGATGGTGGCAAGAGGGACAATAGGGTACATTGCCCCTGAAGTATTTTCTAGAAACTTCGGGGAAGTCTCTTATAAGTGTGATGTGTATAGTTATGGTATGTTGGTGTTGGAAATGGTTGGAGGAAGGAGAAACATCGATCGAAGAGATGTAGATCGTACGAGTGAAATATACTTCCCACATTACCTCTACAAGCAGCTTGCGATGAATGCAGAAAGAGATCGAAATCTTGCTGGAAATTtcaatgaagaagatgaaagcCAGCTTGTAAAGAGAAACTTGATCATTGTTGGGTTATGGTGCGTTCAGACGAACCCTAAGGATCGACCGTCGATGAAGAGGGTGGTAGAGATGTTGGAAGGGAAACTTGGATCATTGGAGATTCCACCTAAGCCTTACCTATATTCACCCCCTAGAGCAGCACCAAGCTATTCAACTTCTGTATCTTTCTAG